The Mustelus asterias chromosome 1, sMusAst1.hap1.1, whole genome shotgun sequence genomic interval ttttgaatggacctacctcgcattaagttgatctttctctacatcctagctatgattgtgacacgacattccacaccctctcctttccttctcccctttgtactctatgaatggtatgctttgactgtgccTGGCACTCAGCGAACGACACTTTTTACTGTactccaatacacgtgacaataataaatcaaatcaaaacattagcCTTGGCTTCATCTGCTTGCATGCAAGAAAAAATTAGGGGAATACGTGTACCTTTCTGGACGTGGATAATGTCGGGAAAATTGGTCAAGTGTCCCTGGTAAAGTGCTAATAAGTCCACGATCGGGTCAATGTCTTGTTTGGGCTGCTCTGCGAAAAGCTCCCCGATGGCATCGTAGGCGTCTCCCGTGAAGGCGATGGCGCGGTTGAGTCCCACCGAGAAGACCTGCTGGTCCATCTCGAAGGCCTGGCTCAGCAGGCGGAAAGAGGTGCCCACCTTCTGGTACTCCTTCTTGAAGCCCACCACCTGCTTCCTGGCGAACTCGTTGGCGGTGTGGCTGAGCTGGAAGACGCTCTCGTCCATGCGCTTGGTGAAGCCCTTGAAGCCGTCCACCCGGCTCTCCACCTCCTGCAGGTCGAGCGGGGTGGGCGGCGTGCTGAGGGTGAGGAAGAAGTTGCCCCCCACCATGTCGTCGCGCTCGGCCTTGCGCTTGCCCTGCTTCCACGCCTTCTCGTCGTTGCAGGTGAGGAAGTGCTGGAAGGCGTCGCAGCGGGCCAGCACCGGGTGGCTCGTCATGTGGTTCATCCACAGGATCAGCCCCTTCTTGCGCTTGGAGATGAAGTCCTCCTCGAAGCGGCCGGTGGCCTGTTTCTCGGGGATGTGGGGCACCGAGATGACGGGGAACTTCTCGACCAGGCGGCCGTACAGCCAGTCGAAGTGTTTGTAGCGGCGGCTGACCGGGCTCTGCGTGTGGCTGGGCACCAGGCGGTACGAGATGTAGCTCTTGATGCCCTTGAACTTGGTCTGCTTGGTGGGCTCGtcgatggagcagctgaacgggtAAGGGTCCTCCTGCCACTCGGGGCCGTGCGGCCCGCCCACCACGCAGATGCGGTCGCCGTCCTTGACGAAACCGGCCGCCTCGCCCAGGATGAAGGCCTCGCCGCCCGACTTGACGAAGGTGGAGAAGCGGTTGAGGTTGCGGCTGACGGTGGCCGTGCTCTTGGAGGAGGCGGCGGCGGTggccgaggaggaggaggaggaaagccCGGCTCGGCCCCCGCCCGTGCTCACTTTGTAACGGCCCGGCCCGTCCAGCTCCGGGGAGAAGCCCATCCCGCCGCCGCCGCTCCCCGACAGCGGCTCGTCCGCCACCGTCGAGTTATCGTCCCAGTCGTCATCCCAATCGTCGTCGTCGCCGCTGCCCGAGGCCTGGTGCTGGAGGCCGGCCAACTGGACcaggccccctcctcctcccggaccccctcctcctcccgccGCCGCCGCCTGGAGGTGAGGCGGGGGGCAGAAGGTGCTGCCGCCGACCCCcgggccgcctcctcctcctccccccgccgctGCCACCTGGGGTTGGGGTGGCGGCACCGCCGGCACGTTGGCATAGCGGGAGACGGGGGGCTCTCCGGCCGCTCCCCCGCCACCCGCAGCCCGCAGGATCTGCACATAGGAGGCCGGGAAGAGGCCCCGCTCCCCCCGGCTGTTGACCCCCTCCAGCCAGCCCTCGATGTCGTGCTCGCTGTAAACGGTCAAAACCTCATCCTCCCGGACCGAGATTTCCCCCACATTCTCACTCTGGAAATCATAGAGAGCCCGAGCCTGGAGCGCCATGGTCCCGGCCCGGCTCAGCCTCTAACACCCCCTCACCCTAAAGCACCCCCTCACTACACCGTCCCCCCCAGGCTCACCTTCCcttaaccccccccctcccctagtacccccctcaccctcccctaaaatacccctcaccctcccctaaaatacccctcaccctcccctaaaatacccctcaccctcccctaaaatacccctcaccctcccctaaaACACCCCCTCACTACACCTCACCCTCCCTAAAGCACCGTCCCCCCCCAGGCTCACGTCCCCCTAAAACCCCCCTCACGCCGCCTCTCCCTCTCCAAACCCCCCTCACGACGCCTCTCCCTCTCCAAACCCCCCTCACTCcgcttctccctccccccacccccggctcaCCCTCTGCCCGATTCACCCCACTCCAAAAcactccacctcaccctccccaaAATCACTCCTCACTCCATCTCACCCTTTTCCCAAGACACCGCTCACTCTGGATCCTGTTCCCCAAAACGCCCCTCACTCCGGattccactctgtgtgtctctcactcaggTTCCCGAGCCCCCCTCACTCCGGATCCGGCTcgaccccctccctcactccggaTCCGACTCGACCCCCTCCTCACTCCGCTTCTTTTTCGCTCTGAACTGCTCAATTCTCCTGGCTCcggctctcctccctccccccagttgAGTGGTGGCGGAGAGGCTGCACTTCAGTGATTTTTCATGTCCCTTTCCAGCAAGTTGTTGCCTCAGTTCCTAAATCCTGCGAGTTGAA includes:
- the LOC144497906 gene encoding sorting nexin-18-like; this translates as MALQARALYDFQSENVGEISVREDEVLTVYSEHDIEGWLEGVNSRGERGLFPASYVQILRAAGGGGAAGEPPVSRYANVPAVPPPQPQVAAAGGGGGGGPGVGGSTFCPPPHLQAAAAGGGGGPGGGGGLVQLAGLQHQASGSGDDDDWDDDWDDNSTVADEPLSGSGGGGMGFSPELDGPGRYKVSTGGGRAGLSSSSSSATAAASSKSTATVSRNLNRFSTFVKSGGEAFILGEAAGFVKDGDRICVVGGPHGPEWQEDPYPFSCSIDEPTKQTKFKGIKSYISYRLVPSHTQSPVSRRYKHFDWLYGRLVEKFPVISVPHIPEKQATGRFEEDFISKRKKGLILWMNHMTSHPVLARCDAFQHFLTCNDEKAWKQGKRKAERDDMVGGNFFLTLSTPPTPLDLQEVESRVDGFKGFTKRMDESVFQLSHTANEFARKQVVGFKKEYQKVGTSFRLLSQAFEMDQQVFSVGLNRAIAFTGDAYDAIGELFAEQPKQDIDPIVDLLALYQGHLTNFPDIIHVQKGALTKVKESQRHVEEGKMEPQQADGVRERCDTISFATLAEIHHFHTIRVSDFKTQMQHFLQQQIQFYQKVTQKLEEALQKYDGV